ataataataacaataataacgcCATGTTTGGCGTGTTTGGTGGGCTCCATTTTCCACCCTTGCCATACATGAAAATGCCATCCTGCGCAACGCCGACGGCTTTGAAGTTTGAAGCATGTGATTCATATTTCCACACGCCCCCGACGCCCTAAGTGCTCCCACCGGCCTTCCTCCCTCAATTTTTCCAAGCCCCATCGCTTTCTCTCTATGTCACCATTTATTCAAAATTCGAAGTGAACAAGTAACTGATCAAATAAAGCAGGCCCCGTGACACCAAAAATGCCAAAGTCTTGAGAGGTCGTCTCCCcaaaaaagatgaaaataaaagggaaaaaaaaagtaaGGCGTAGAAGACCTTTTATATAAGGTCCTCCGGGCTCCCAGAAATTGAAGACTGATCCTGACCTCTTCTAACTTCGCAAAGAGGTGGGGAGTGATCGCAGGATCAGGACGAAGAGtaggagagagaagaggagaTATTTCATATTTCAGAGAAAAGCTTGGGTTTCTTGTTAAAGGGGGTAGAATTCATCCCGGTGCTAATTTCGTATTATACTGTTTTTTAGTACTCCTTTATGCGACATCTATAGATCGCTTTCGCTCTTTgttcttttcctctctctctctctacatttgattctttctttctttctttctctgtCTGCGGAGCCTTGAGAGACCCGGAGGTGGAATCCGTCCGTTAGCTTCACTGGGGTCTCCAATGGCGAACTTGGTCTTGTCGGAGTGCGGCATCAGGCCTCTTCCTCGAATCAACATCCGACCCAGAACCGGATTCGTGTGTAACAGCCACGCCGGCCGGGCAAAGATTAGATTTTCGCAACCAGAAAAGTGGGGAACGGATCTGAAAATTCCTTTCTCGAGTAGAGGGAGAGAGTGGGGGCTAAAGGTGAGTGCTCCTTTGAGGGTGGCGACGGTGGATGGAGATGAGAGAGGGGAGAGAATCAGCGGCGTTAATGGGCTCGGAGACGGCGCCGATTTCAATCCCGGGGCGCCGCCTCCGTTCAAGCTTGCCGACATTCGGGCCGCCATTCCCAAGCATTGTTGGGTGAAGGACCCCTGGAAGTCCATGAGCTATGTTTTTAGGGACGTCGTTGCGGTTTTTGGGTTAGCGGCGGCGGCTGCTTATCTGGACACTTGGTTTGTTTGGCCTCTTTATTGGGCTGCTCAGGGCACCATGTTCTGGGCTCTCTTTGTTCTCGGCCATGATTGGTAACTCCATCGTTTCTGCCTAGATCTAAtttctccctccttctctccctctctctgccTCTGTTGTTTAGTTTGGATACCCAATTGTTTGTTCTGATgttatttgtaattgattttgaTGCTGCAGCGGCCATGGAAGTTTCTCAAACAATCCCAAACTGAACAGTGTGGTTGGGCATTTGCTGCATTCTTCAATTCTTGTGCCTTATCATGGATGGTGTGCTCCTAATAGCCTGCTTATCTTTCTGCATATATTTTCTTATGGGTTTTGAGCCATGTCTTGATTTAAATATGTACTGTCTATACAATTATTTAGCTGATGGAGCTGTTTTATCTTAATGAACTATTTATTATGAATCTTAACAGGAGAATTAGTCATAGGACTCATCATCAAAACCATGGGCATGTTGAGAATGATGAATCTTGGCACCCAGTAAGTTTGTTTCCTTTGTTCATAGGTTTTCTATCTGTTCAGCGCCCTattcatttattaattttaataatcATGTATTTCTGTTGTTTTCTTGCTTACATTTGCAGCTACCTGAGAAAATTTACAAGAATTTGGATAACATTACCAAGATTTTGCGGTTCACAGCACCTTTTCCTATGCTTGCATATCCTGTCTATCTGGTAGGTTGTTTTCCTGTTGATTGATTTAGTCATTGTGTGAAGCTCCTAGCTGCTAACAACTGCTCTTTACAGTGGGTTAGAAGTCCTGGAAAGACTGGTTCCCACTTCCACCCAAGCAGTGACTTGTTTGTTCCCGCTGAGAGGAAAGATGTTATCACTTCCACTGTCTGTTGGGCAGCCATGGCTGCTTTGCTTGTGGGTTTGTGCTTTGTAATGGGTCCTGTTCAAATGCTTAAACTATATGGTGTTCCTTACTGGGTGAGTTCCATCACTTCAATCTTTTTATGTTTCTGTGCTATCAATATTGAACTTGTCTGGGTTAGCTTCCCCAATCCGAGATGTTCTCATATGACTTTGGTTCTATATCAGATTTTTGTTATGTGGCTGGATTTTGTGACTTACATGCACCACCATGGCCATGAAGACAAACTTCCTTGGTATCGTGGCCAGGTATGGATCTCCAAGGCACCATGCTACTTATGTgtttgattttcttttctagatagaaattgaaaaataagaatggcCTCCAACAATATATGTTGCTGTAATTTCCACAATGACCAGTACTAGTAAATTTTCCCTAAAACTTAGAAACCAGGAAAAGaggatcctttttttttttttttccagatttCAGAACTTTAGGCTGTGAATTGACAACTTCAACTTGATGAACAACCACTTATGCCTCTTTTCTCAGCCAGCTTTCACCCTTGTTATATAACAAAAACTTCAGTCTCTATTCTACAagaatttaaagtttaatttgcTTCTGTTTTGCTGTAGTCGGGTGTTTTAAAGGGCATTAAAAAGAACTGAAGTTAGTTGGCATGACTTTTCATTTGTAAAATTTACATTTCTCCATTTTTCATGGTTTCTATGGAACAGGAATGGAATTATTTAAGGGGAGGGCTCACTACTATTGATCGTGATTACGGATTAATCAACAATATCCACCATGATATTGGAACCCATGTGATACATCATCTCTTCCCCCAAATCCCTCACTACCACTTGATAGAAGCGGTGAGTATCTCCTTGGTTAGATGGAATAACTGTAATGGAAGTTTCACTCCAGCATATATTGTTTGTTCGTTCCTCCTTTGATGATtgtgtttttattttcaatttgaaCATTTTAGACACAGGCAGCTAAACCAGTGCTCGGGAAGTATTACCGGGAGCCAAAGAAGTCAGGATTTCTGCCATTTCATCTAATTGGGAGCTTGTTAAGAAGCTTGAAAAAAGATCGTTATGTCAGTGACGCTGGGGATGTTGTGTACTACCAAACTGACCTGCAGCTTAACAAGTCtcctgaatccaaatgaagtcTGGAGTCATTGGCTTGAACAGATGAAATCTTTTTATCCTG
This Malania oleifera isolate guangnan ecotype guangnan chromosome 11, ASM2987363v1, whole genome shotgun sequence DNA region includes the following protein-coding sequences:
- the LOC131143500 gene encoding omega-3 fatty acid desaturase, chloroplastic-like — encoded protein: MANLVLSECGIRPLPRINIRPRTGFVCNSHAGRAKIRFSQPEKWGTDLKIPFSSRGREWGLKVSAPLRVATVDGDERGERISGVNGLGDGADFNPGAPPPFKLADIRAAIPKHCWVKDPWKSMSYVFRDVVAVFGLAAAAAYLDTWFVWPLYWAAQGTMFWALFVLGHDCGHGSFSNNPKLNSVVGHLLHSSILVPYHGWRISHRTHHQNHGHVENDESWHPLPEKIYKNLDNITKILRFTAPFPMLAYPVYLWVRSPGKTGSHFHPSSDLFVPAERKDVITSTVCWAAMAALLVGLCFVMGPVQMLKLYGVPYWIFVMWLDFVTYMHHHGHEDKLPWYRGQEWNYLRGGLTTIDRDYGLINNIHHDIGTHVIHHLFPQIPHYHLIEATQAAKPVLGKYYREPKKSGFLPFHLIGSLLRSLKKDRYVSDAGDVVYYQTDLQLNKSPESK